Proteins encoded by one window of Yersinia massiliensis:
- the coaE gene encoding dephospho-CoA kinase (Dephospho-CoA kinase (CoaE) performs the final step in coenzyme A biosynthesis.), whose protein sequence is MTYIVALTGGIGSGKSTVANAFAHFGVPLVDADVIARQVVEPGTPALNAIASRYGETIVQTDGTLNRATLREKIFSEPQEKAWLNSLLHPLIQQETQRQLAKIVQPYALWVVPLLVENGLQHRANRVLVVDVAPEIQLARTMARDGITRQQAEHILASQVSRQQRLACADDIIDNSGVPLIIAPQVAALHQQYLKLAAAAQQDLHQ, encoded by the coding sequence ATGACCTATATTGTGGCCCTCACTGGCGGAATTGGCAGCGGCAAAAGTACCGTAGCAAATGCATTCGCTCATTTTGGTGTGCCCCTTGTGGATGCAGATGTCATTGCCCGTCAAGTCGTTGAACCGGGAACGCCAGCGTTAAATGCTATTGCTTCCCGTTATGGTGAAACGATTGTACAAACTGACGGCACATTGAACCGCGCCACATTACGAGAGAAAATTTTCAGTGAGCCGCAGGAAAAAGCGTGGTTAAATTCATTGCTGCATCCACTTATTCAGCAAGAAACTCAGCGCCAACTGGCAAAGATTGTTCAACCCTATGCACTTTGGGTCGTCCCGCTGCTAGTTGAAAACGGTTTACAACACCGCGCAAATCGTGTGTTAGTGGTGGATGTCGCGCCAGAGATACAGCTTGCGCGCACGATGGCGAGAGATGGTATTACCCGCCAACAGGCTGAACATATTTTAGCATCACAGGTTTCTCGCCAGCAGCGGCTAGCCTGTGCTGATGATATTATTGACAATAGCGGCGTTCCGTTAATTATCGCCCCGCAGGTTGCTGCATTACACCAGCAATATTTAAAATTAGCAGCTGCGGCCCAACAGGATCTACATCAATGA
- the zapD gene encoding cell division protein ZapD gives MSDLTSAILFEHPLNEKMRTWLRMEFLLQQLESQNSLDNIASALTFFRTASDLIDVLERGEVRTDLLKELERQQQKLQQWADMPGVDMSLVDTLRNQLKSRASVLKAAPRIGQALKEDRLISVIRQRLSIPGGCCSFDLPTLHTWLHQPQEQRNQHIGKLMASLAPLNQSLTLILDLIRQSGPLRPQISLNGFFQDNAEGADLLRLRLPLEPQLYPQISGHKTRYAIRFLPLDSENGTVPARLSFELACC, from the coding sequence ATGAGTGACCTCACCTCAGCAATACTTTTTGAACATCCGCTCAATGAAAAAATGCGTACTTGGTTGAGAATGGAGTTCTTACTACAGCAATTAGAAAGCCAGAACTCATTAGATAACATCGCCAGCGCATTAACTTTTTTCCGTACGGCCTCTGATTTAATTGATGTCCTAGAACGCGGTGAAGTGCGTACTGATTTACTCAAAGAACTTGAGCGCCAACAGCAAAAATTACAGCAATGGGCAGATATGCCCGGCGTTGATATGTCGCTAGTCGACACCTTGCGCAATCAGCTAAAAAGCCGTGCATCTGTATTAAAGGCTGCACCACGTATTGGGCAAGCATTGAAAGAAGACCGCCTAATCAGTGTTATTCGCCAGCGGCTGAGTATCCCTGGGGGTTGCTGTAGTTTTGATTTACCCACTTTGCATACTTGGCTGCACCAACCGCAAGAACAACGTAACCAGCATATTGGTAAATTGATGGCGAGTTTAGCGCCATTGAATCAATCGCTGACACTCATTTTAGATTTAATACGTCAATCTGGCCCTTTGCGTCCACAAATTAGTTTGAATGGTTTTTTTCAAGATAACGCCGAAGGTGCAGACCTGCTCAGATTACGCTTGCCGCTGGAACCGCAACTCTACCCACAGATATCAGGGCACAAGACACGATACGCTATTCGTTTCTTACCGCTAGACAGTGAAAATGGTACTGTGCCAGCCCGTTTATCGTTTGAATTAGCTTGTTGTTGA
- the yacG gene encoding DNA gyrase inhibitor YacG, whose product MEPEVIEVNCPTCGKIVVWGEESPYRPFCCKRCQLIDLGEWADEEKRIPSSGDLSDSDEWSEEEPPRH is encoded by the coding sequence ATGGAACCCGAAGTGATTGAGGTTAATTGCCCAACATGTGGAAAGATCGTCGTCTGGGGTGAAGAAAGCCCATATCGTCCTTTTTGTTGTAAGCGTTGCCAGCTAATTGATTTAGGTGAGTGGGCGGACGAAGAAAAACGAATCCCCAGCAGTGGTGATTTATCTGACAGTGATGAATGGAGTGAGGAAGAACCTCCTAGGCACTGA
- the mutT gene encoding 8-oxo-dGTP diphosphatase MutT produces the protein MKHLQIAVGIIRNAQQEIFITQRTADSHMAGFWEFPGGKIEQGETPEMALKRELLEETGIVVRKATLLDVLEHTFTDRIVTLTFFMVDGWDGEPFGREGQPMRWVKQSELLVGEFPPANAPIIKLLTA, from the coding sequence TTGAAACATTTACAAATTGCGGTAGGGATTATTCGCAATGCCCAGCAAGAGATATTCATTACTCAACGTACGGCTGACTCCCATATGGCCGGTTTTTGGGAGTTCCCCGGAGGAAAGATTGAGCAGGGTGAAACTCCAGAAATGGCGTTAAAACGTGAACTGTTAGAAGAAACCGGCATTGTGGTGCGAAAGGCGACTTTACTCGATGTGTTAGAACATACTTTTACTGATCGTATCGTGACATTAACTTTCTTTATGGTCGATGGATGGGATGGCGAACCTTTCGGACGCGAAGGGCAGCCGATGCGCTGGGTGAAGCAATCTGAATTGTTGGTTGGAGAGTTCCCGCCTGCCAATGCTCCTATCATCAAATTACTGACAGCCTAG
- the secA gene encoding preprotein translocase subunit SecA, translating to MLIKLLTKVFGSRNDRTLRRMRKVVELINRMEPEVEKLTDAELRAKTDEFRERLAKGAVLETLIPEAFAVVREASKRVFGMRHFDVQLLGGMVLNERCIAEMRTGEGKTLTATLPAYLNALSGRGVHVVTVNDYLAQRDAENNRPLFEFLGLSVGINLPNMTAPAKRAAYAADITYGTNNEYGFDYLRDNMAFSPEERVQRKLHYALVDEVDSILIDEARTPLIISGPAEDSSEMYIRVNKLIPRLIRQEKEDSDTFQGEGHFSVDEKSRQVHLTERGLIQIEQMLVEAGIMEEGESLYSPANIMLMHHVTAALRAHVLFTRDVDYIVKDGEVIIVDEHTGRTMQGRRWSDGLHQAVEAKEGVEIQNENQTLASITFQNYFRLYEKLAGMTGTADTEAFEFSSIYKLDTIVVPTNRPMIRKDLADLVYMTEQEKIGAIIEDIRERTANGQPVLVGTISIEKSEVVSAELTKAGIEHKVLNAKFHAMEADIVSQAGQPGAVTIATNMAGRGTDIVLGGSWQSEIALLEDPTEDQIAAIKAAWQIRHDAVLASGGLHIIGTERHESRRIDNQLRGRAGRQGDAGSSRFYLSMEDALMRIFASDRVSGMMRKLGMKPGEAIEHPWVTKAIANAQRKVESRNFDIRKQLLEYDDVASDQRRAIYSQRNELLDVSDVSETINSIREDVFKTVIDSYIPTQSLEEMWDVEGLEQRLKNDFDLDMPIAQWLEDEPQLHEETLRERILQQAIEVYQRKEEVVGVEMMRNFEKGVMLQTLDSLWKEHLAAMDYLRQGIHLRGYAQKDPKQEYKRESFAMFASMLESLKYEVISVLSKVQVRMPEEVEALEVQRREEAERLAKQQQLSHQSDNSALMSQDEINVAANLERKVGRNDPCPCGSGKKYKQCHGSLQ from the coding sequence ATGCTAATCAAATTATTAACCAAAGTCTTTGGCAGCCGTAACGATCGTACGCTGCGCCGTATGCGCAAAGTGGTTGAGCTAATCAACCGCATGGAACCTGAAGTTGAAAAGCTGACCGATGCTGAATTACGCGCCAAAACAGACGAATTCCGTGAGCGTCTGGCGAAAGGTGCGGTGCTGGAAACCTTAATTCCTGAAGCATTCGCTGTCGTGCGTGAAGCCAGTAAGCGTGTGTTTGGCATGCGCCATTTCGACGTTCAGTTGCTCGGTGGTATGGTCCTGAACGAACGCTGCATCGCTGAGATGCGTACGGGTGAAGGTAAAACACTGACCGCAACATTGCCTGCTTATCTGAATGCGCTGAGTGGCCGTGGTGTTCACGTGGTTACCGTCAACGACTATTTGGCTCAACGTGACGCCGAAAATAACCGTCCATTGTTCGAGTTCCTTGGTTTGAGTGTGGGCATTAACCTGCCGAATATGACAGCGCCTGCTAAGCGTGCTGCTTATGCTGCTGATATCACCTATGGTACGAACAACGAATACGGTTTTGACTATCTGCGCGACAACATGGCATTCAGTCCTGAAGAGCGTGTACAGCGTAAATTGCATTATGCATTGGTGGATGAAGTTGACTCCATCTTGATCGATGAAGCTCGTACCCCGTTGATCATCTCCGGTCCGGCTGAAGACAGTTCCGAGATGTACATTCGGGTTAATAAACTGATTCCACGACTGATTCGTCAGGAAAAAGAAGACTCAGATACCTTCCAAGGTGAAGGCCATTTCTCTGTTGACGAAAAATCACGTCAGGTTCATCTGACAGAACGTGGTTTGATTCAGATTGAACAAATGCTGGTAGAAGCCGGCATCATGGAGGAAGGCGAGTCACTGTACTCTCCGGCCAACATCATGTTAATGCACCATGTCACGGCAGCATTGCGCGCACATGTGTTGTTCACCCGTGATGTGGATTACATCGTGAAAGACGGTGAAGTCATCATTGTCGACGAACACACCGGTCGTACCATGCAAGGGCGTCGTTGGTCAGACGGTTTGCATCAAGCTGTTGAAGCGAAAGAAGGCGTAGAAATTCAGAACGAAAACCAAACTCTGGCTTCTATTACCTTCCAGAACTACTTCCGTCTCTACGAGAAATTGGCCGGTATGACCGGTACTGCGGACACCGAAGCATTCGAATTTAGCTCTATCTATAAACTCGATACCATCGTTGTTCCAACTAACCGCCCAATGATCCGTAAGGATTTGGCTGACTTGGTCTATATGACCGAGCAGGAAAAAATCGGTGCGATTATCGAGGATATCCGTGAGCGTACTGCGAATGGACAACCGGTATTGGTGGGGACCATCTCGATTGAGAAATCTGAAGTTGTCTCTGCTGAGTTAACCAAAGCCGGTATCGAACACAAGGTTCTGAACGCCAAATTCCACGCAATGGAAGCGGATATCGTTTCTCAAGCGGGTCAACCGGGTGCGGTCACTATTGCAACCAACATGGCCGGCCGTGGTACTGACATCGTGTTGGGTGGGAGCTGGCAGAGTGAGATTGCTTTGCTGGAAGATCCAACTGAAGATCAAATTGCAGCCATTAAAGCCGCATGGCAGATTCGCCATGATGCAGTATTAGCTTCAGGTGGTTTGCACATTATTGGTACTGAGCGTCATGAATCACGCCGTATCGATAACCAGCTGCGTGGTCGTGCAGGTCGTCAGGGGGATGCGGGTTCATCACGTTTCTACCTCTCAATGGAAGATGCGTTGATGCGTATTTTTGCCTCTGACCGTGTGTCTGGCATGATGCGTAAACTGGGTATGAAACCGGGCGAAGCCATTGAGCATCCATGGGTCACCAAGGCCATTGCTAACGCCCAACGTAAAGTGGAAAGCCGTAACTTCGATATTCGTAAGCAATTATTGGAATATGATGATGTTGCCAGCGACCAACGTCGTGCGATCTACAGTCAGCGTAACGAATTGCTGGACGTGTCCGATGTCAGCGAAACCATCAACAGCATCCGTGAAGACGTCTTCAAAACGGTTATTGATAGCTACATCCCAACCCAGTCATTGGAAGAAATGTGGGATGTTGAAGGACTGGAACAGCGCCTGAAAAATGATTTCGATCTTGATATGCCGATAGCGCAGTGGCTGGAAGATGAGCCACAGCTGCATGAAGAGACGTTACGTGAGCGTATCCTTCAGCAGGCGATCGAAGTTTATCAACGCAAAGAAGAAGTGGTTGGCGTTGAAATGATGCGTAACTTCGAAAAAGGCGTGATGCTACAAACGCTTGATTCCTTGTGGAAAGAGCATTTGGCTGCAATGGATTACCTACGTCAAGGGATCCATTTACGTGGCTATGCGCAAAAAGATCCTAAGCAAGAATATAAGCGTGAATCTTTCGCAATGTTTGCCTCCATGTTGGAATCACTGAAATATGAAGTGATCAGCGTATTGAGCAAAGTACAGGTGCGGATGCCAGAAGAGGTAGAAGCGCTGGAAGTACAACGTCGCGAAGAAGCTGAGCGTTTGGCTAAACAACAACAATTGAGCCATCAGTCAGATAACAGCGCTTTGATGTCGCAAGATGAAATCAATGTTGCTGCTAACCTTGAACGTAAAGTGGGTCGTAATGATCCATGTCCATGTGGCTCAGGCAAAAAATACAAACAGTGTCATGGTAGCCTGCAGTAA
- the secM gene encoding secA translation cis-regulator SecM, with the protein MIGILNRWRQFGRRYFWPHLLLGMVAASLGVPSNLTGVPDQNAISNTSSSQSRQNYSATNFTSLALLHDIHRRPSFSVDYWQQHALRTVIRHLTFALAPQTAYNRAQEAAEAEQVVPSQVQQLALLDTLNALLTHEFKPPAIIRDTEQVKQPVLSLHKPGLWLAQVQGIRAGPANFS; encoded by the coding sequence GTGATTGGTATTCTAAATCGTTGGCGACAATTTGGTAGGCGTTATTTCTGGCCGCATCTCTTATTAGGGATGGTCGCGGCGAGTCTTGGTGTGCCTTCGAATCTAACTGGCGTGCCCGATCAAAATGCGATATCGAACACATCATCAAGCCAAAGCCGCCAGAACTACAGCGCGACAAACTTTACGAGTCTGGCGCTTCTACACGATATACATCGTCGCCCTTCATTCAGCGTAGACTACTGGCAACAGCATGCACTGCGCACAGTTATTCGTCACCTGACATTTGCATTGGCCCCTCAAACTGCTTATAACCGAGCACAAGAGGCTGCTGAAGCTGAGCAAGTTGTGCCCTCACAAGTTCAGCAACTTGCGTTGTTGGATACCCTCAATGCACTTCTGACTCATGAGTTTAAGCCACCTGCGATCATTCGTGATACTGAGCAGGTTAAACAACCGGTCCTTTCGTTACACAAACCAGGGCTTTGGCTTGCACAAGTGCAAGGCATCCGCGCTGGGCCTGCCAATTTCAGTTAA
- a CDS encoding DUF721 domain-containing protein has protein sequence MRENRPQLLDVLFDDAIAAENGPLHHVQQRATALLKLNRAVKGLLPSQLQPWCRVANYRQSVLVLETANASWLMRLRYEQPALLSALRAQILPSLSSIDIRINPSLMTRGHNMTQDIAKSTKNPENSPPLRHLSLESAKELRGLASRSPEKLRIILERLAALAGESANATKSDGDK, from the coding sequence ATGCGTGAGAATCGCCCACAGTTATTAGATGTTCTGTTCGATGATGCAATTGCGGCAGAAAACGGGCCACTACATCACGTACAACAACGCGCTACAGCACTGCTAAAACTTAACCGTGCGGTAAAAGGATTACTCCCTTCACAATTGCAGCCGTGGTGCCGTGTCGCTAACTATCGACAGAGTGTTTTAGTGCTAGAAACCGCGAATGCTAGCTGGCTAATGCGCTTACGCTATGAGCAACCCGCTTTACTTTCGGCACTACGAGCGCAAATTCTACCATCATTGTCTTCAATCGACATCAGGATTAATCCATCGTTAATGACCCGCGGCCATAACATGACGCAAGATATCGCGAAATCAACGAAAAATCCTGAGAATTCTCCGCCATTACGTCATCTTAGTTTGGAAAGTGCTAAGGAATTAAGAGGATTGGCGAGCCGTAGCCCTGAAAAACTGAGAATAATTTTGGAACGATTAGCTGCGTTGGC